The Benincasa hispida cultivar B227 chromosome 9, ASM972705v1, whole genome shotgun sequence genome has a segment encoding these proteins:
- the LOC120086648 gene encoding uncharacterized protein At1g76660 → MGSEQNRFPQQERGKRWGGCWGALSCFHSQKGEKRIVPASRLPEGNAVTTQPNGPQAAGMTNQATVITPSLLAPPSSPASFTNSALPSTVQSPSCFMSLSANSPGGPSSTMFATGPYAHETQLVSPPVFSAFTTEPSTAPLTPPPELAHLTTPSSPDVPFAQFLSSSVDLKGTGKANYIASNDLQAAYSLYPGSPASSLVSPISRTSGDCLSSSFPERDFPPQWNPSASLQDGKYPRSGSGRLFGNEKADTSLASQDSNFFCPATFAQFYLDNPPFPHTGGRLSVSKDSDAYSSSGNGYQNRHNKSPKQDVEEIEAYRASFGFSADEIISTTQYVEISDVMEDSFTMRPFTSTNLSAEESIEPPLLGEKLKSTHTTLQSQRSIKSAPEVVEKETCTEVLALCNGYKDNKLQRQPGNMSGSSTSNQVEKDLFSRIGSLKNSRKYNLGLSSSDAEVDYRRGRSLREAKGDCSWQ, encoded by the exons ATGGGGTCCGAGCAGAACAGATTCCCTCAGCAGGAACGG GGAAAGAGATGGGGTGGATGTTGGGGTGCATTATCTTGTTTTCACTCTCAGAAAGGAGAGAAGCGCATTGTACCTGCATCTCGTTTACCTGAGGGCAATGCCGTGACAACCCAACCTAATGGACCTCAAGCAGCAGGAATGACCAACCAGGCTACAGTTATAACTCCATCCCTTCTAGCCCCACCTTCGTCACCAGCATCTTTTACAAATTCTGCACTCCCTTCAACAGTCCAATCACCTAGTTGTTTCATGTCGCTGTCTGCCAACTCACCTGGAGGTCCTTCATCCACAATGTTTGCTACAGGGCCATATGCGCATGAAACACAGCTGGTTTCTCCTCCTGTTTTCTCAGCCTTCACCACTGAACCATCAACTGCTCCCCTCACCCCCCCACCTGAACTAGCTCACCTAACCACACCTTCTTCCCCTGACGTGCCGTTTGCTCAGTTCCTGTCCTCATCGGTGGATCTCAAAGGAACTGGAAAGGCCAATTACATTGCTTCAAATGATCTTCAAGCAGCATATTCTCTCTACCCTGGAAGTCCTGCCAGTAGCCTCGTGTCTCCAATTTCAAGGACCTCTGGCGATTGCTTATCATCTTCATTTCCTGAGAGGGACTTCCCACCACAGTGGAATCCTTCAGCTTCTCTCCAAGATGGAAAATATCCAAGAAGTGGTTCTGGTCGGTTATTTGGAAATGAGAAAGCTGATACATCGTTGGCATCTCAGGATTCTAATTTCTTCTGCCCTGCTACATTTGCACAATTCTATCTGGACAATCCACCATTCCCTCACACTGGTGGGAGGTTAAGTGTATCGAAGGATTCAGATGCCTACTCTTCTAGTGGGAATGGATACCAGAACCGGCACAATAAGTCTCCAAAACAAGATGTGGAGGAAATAGAAGCTTACCGAGCATCGTTTGGTTTCAGTGCGGATGAAATTATATCTACTACCCAGTATGTGGAGATATCTGATGTAATGGAGGATTCCTTTACTATGAGACCTTTTACCTCAACTAATTTGTCAGCAGAAGAAAGTATTGAACCTCCATTGTTGGGTGAAAAGCTAAAATCCACACACACAACTTTACAGAGTCAGAGGAGTATTAAATCAGCACCTGAGGTTGTTGAAAAGGAAACCTGCACTGAAGTGTTGGCATTATGCAATGGTTATAAAG ATAATAAATTGCAAAGACAACCTGGTAACATGTCAGGATCAAGTACTTCAAACCAAGTTGAAAAAGACCTATTCTCAAGGATAGGTTCATTAAAAAATAGTCGCAAGTATAATCTTGGTTTATCCAGCTCTGATGCAGAAGTCGACTACAGAAGAGGAAGGAGCCTAAGGGAGGCCAAGGGAGATTGTTCATGGCAATGA